In one window of Meiothermus sp. DNA:
- a CDS encoding Ig-like domain-containing protein — protein sequence MNVHEPTGYLASLLVLATFCMRDMSTLRLVAIASNLAFIGYAVLADIVPVLLLHTLLLPINLYRFVQALPRQRQPGNPKREDLNQARLPKQHRPALGRPASLQVMEVGMKKRFFFISALMVLTLMAGCAPGAPTIASVSVSPSPATVRVGGTQTFTAVAKDASGNVVNASFTWTSSDTAVATIGATGVASAISVGTTTITATTGAVSGSANLNVTQGDAPPPPPPPGDTTPPSIVSITPNNGSIGVNKNVKIVIDFSEAMNRQTTELAYQSADIPAVTFTWSNGDTRLEIDPVGDLEYTSVGKVYRFNLNNSATDLAGNKLAPVTSSFTTFRELTRTLTSVAALDGDVRGDGTVDTNDVSINAGDSGASGNAQYKGFVSFDLSSFATEGLTVPGRITSAQLRVYQNGIAGTPYTDLVLGGKHLMAAHVDYGPSLNAADFSTSILHELGELSANAIVEYKLISDALESVRDDWANRASRNNRSQFMFFFARATDGDGVFDAAGLTARESTTNPPELRVTFLVP from the coding sequence ATGAACGTCCACGAACCCACCGGCTATCTGGCTTCGTTGTTGGTGCTGGCCACATTCTGCATGCGCGACATGTCCACGCTGCGCCTGGTAGCCATAGCCAGCAACCTGGCCTTTATCGGCTACGCAGTGCTGGCCGACATTGTCCCGGTGCTGCTACTGCACACGCTGCTGTTGCCCATCAATCTCTATCGCTTTGTTCAAGCGCTGCCCCGCCAGCGCCAACCAGGTAACCCCAAACGGGAAGACTTGAACCAAGCTAGGCTGCCAAAGCAGCATCGGCCCGCTTTGGGTCGGCCCGCAAGCTTGCAGGTCATGGAGGTAGGTATGAAAAAACGGTTCTTCTTCATCTCCGCTCTGATGGTTCTGACCCTGATGGCCGGTTGCGCTCCCGGCGCACCCACCATTGCCAGTGTGTCGGTCTCACCCAGCCCCGCTACGGTGCGGGTTGGCGGGACGCAGACCTTCACTGCAGTAGCCAAAGATGCCAGTGGCAACGTGGTGAACGCCAGCTTCACCTGGACTTCCAGCGACACCGCGGTCGCTACCATCGGCGCTACCGGTGTAGCCAGCGCCATATCGGTGGGCACCACCACCATCACTGCCACGACTGGCGCGGTAAGCGGCTCGGCTAACCTCAACGTTACGCAGGGCGATGCACCGCCGCCCCCACCGCCGCCCGGTGACACCACCCCACCCAGCATCGTCTCCATTACCCCCAACAACGGTTCGATTGGTGTGAACAAGAACGTCAAGATCGTAATTGATTTCAGCGAAGCCATGAACCGTCAGACCACCGAGCTGGCCTACCAGTCCGCCGATATACCCGCCGTGACCTTCACCTGGTCAAACGGTGACACCCGCCTCGAGATTGACCCGGTGGGCGACCTCGAGTACACCAGTGTAGGCAAGGTCTACAGATTCAATCTCAACAACAGCGCCACCGACCTGGCCGGCAACAAGCTCGCTCCGGTGACCTCGAGCTTCACTACCTTCCGCGAACTGACCAGAACCCTGACGAGCGTGGCTGCCTTGGATGGTGATGTTCGCGGGGATGGCACTGTCGATACGAATGATGTGAGCATCAATGCGGGTGACAGTGGGGCCTCCGGTAACGCCCAGTACAAGGGTTTTGTGAGCTTCGACCTTTCCAGCTTCGCAACGGAGGGCCTCACGGTTCCGGGCCGCATCACCTCAGCCCAGTTGCGTGTCTATCAAAATGGCATCGCGGGTACGCCTTACACGGATCTCGTGCTGGGCGGTAAACACCTGATGGCAGCTCATGTTGACTATGGACCTTCGCTGAACGCAGCGGATTTCAGCACCTCGATCCTGCACGAACTGGGCGAGCTTTCCGCTAATGCCATTGTCGAGTACAAGCTCATTTCGGACGCGCTCGAGTCCGTGCGCGACGACTGGGCCAACCGCGCGTCCCGCAACAACCGCTCCCAGTTCATGTTCTTCTTCGCCCGTGCGACCGATGGCGATGGCGTCTTCGACGCGGCCGGCCTTACCGCCCGTGAGAGCACCACCAACCCGCCCGAGCTCAGGGTAACCTTCCTGGTTCCTTGA
- a CDS encoding S8/S53 family peptidase has protein sequence MACNVSILSEETTLGHEVVGASTSSDPTARPAWGQRVGVGVGNQSITRVEINDEAVAWTKVGSQVVFDLPSPPPLPSSLPGSPAQYSDRATVKVEVFGNNPSNPFLTRNWTPYGSAVTGEVNVLLLTSNCPSQDASFMGMTVVNRFAVEQLCFFTLNIGQRDTVTTIQNLKNSLSELAVSRNVFFSMDQGGGLNSYDPTCGQTYHHLDPNSLNFQLIQGNSLKSLVGANFSSVGGPTGQGVTVAVIGGGVNPAWLGNPSQLVSGYNFVNPGQPTTETFACDFDRDGTSDLAGHDTHVAAILHTIAPQAQIVPLKVCNGAGDCRSAYIAMALMYLMNPPYSGRVIANASNGGPLPDDTIFEILQRPQLSDPTRFLLIASAGNQKEAVLHYPGGYAPGAAPPGSLPNVVSVGAFGIKSSSGAYEPAVFNTALNYEILAPGINVCTDPVTQFRCTAGAAYPDHLGLSGTSYATPLTAGVAALYAQAKPGQNLRNLLLTNAIADVTGTTLGRVQYKP, from the coding sequence ATGGCATGTAACGTGTCCATCCTGTCGGAAGAGACAACCCTGGGCCACGAGGTGGTTGGGGCCTCCACCTCCTCCGATCCCACCGCCCGCCCGGCCTGGGGGCAGCGGGTGGGGGTTGGCGTGGGGAACCAATCCATCACCAGGGTCGAGATCAACGATGAGGCGGTGGCCTGGACGAAGGTAGGAAGCCAGGTGGTGTTCGACCTGCCCAGTCCACCTCCCCTGCCCTCCAGTCTGCCCGGCTCACCTGCCCAGTACTCCGACCGGGCTACCGTCAAGGTTGAAGTGTTTGGTAACAATCCTAGCAATCCTTTTCTGACGAGGAACTGGACGCCCTACGGCTCGGCGGTGACCGGGGAAGTGAATGTGTTGCTGCTAACCAGCAACTGCCCTTCCCAGGACGCAAGCTTCATGGGCATGACCGTGGTCAATCGTTTTGCCGTGGAGCAGTTGTGTTTTTTTACCCTGAACATCGGCCAGCGCGACACCGTCACCACCATTCAGAACCTCAAGAACAGCTTGAGTGAACTTGCGGTAAGCCGGAACGTTTTCTTCAGCATGGATCAGGGCGGGGGGCTCAACTCCTACGACCCTACCTGTGGTCAGACCTACCACCACCTGGATCCCAATTCCTTGAACTTCCAACTTATACAGGGAAACAGCCTCAAATCGTTGGTCGGGGCCAATTTTTCCTCGGTGGGCGGCCCCACCGGCCAGGGGGTCACGGTGGCCGTGATCGGGGGTGGGGTCAACCCGGCCTGGCTGGGCAACCCCTCCCAGCTGGTGAGCGGCTACAACTTCGTCAACCCGGGCCAACCCACCACCGAGACCTTCGCCTGCGACTTCGACCGCGACGGCACCAGCGACCTGGCCGGTCACGACACCCATGTGGCTGCCATTCTTCATACCATTGCACCCCAGGCCCAGATCGTGCCGCTCAAGGTTTGCAACGGCGCAGGCGACTGCCGCTCGGCCTACATTGCCATGGCCCTGATGTACCTGATGAACCCGCCTTACAGCGGGAGGGTCATTGCCAACGCGAGCAACGGTGGCCCTTTGCCCGACGACACCATATTTGAAATCCTTCAGCGGCCCCAGCTTAGCGACCCCACTCGTTTTTTGCTCATCGCCTCGGCGGGCAATCAAAAAGAAGCGGTCTTGCATTATCCAGGTGGTTATGCGCCTGGGGCGGCCCCTCCGGGCAGCCTGCCCAATGTGGTGTCGGTCGGGGCTTTTGGTATCAAGAGCTCGAGCGGAGCCTACGAACCTGCCGTCTTCAACACGGCTTTGAACTACGAGATACTGGCACCCGGCATTAACGTCTGCACCGATCCCGTCACCCAGTTCCGCTGCACCGCAGGGGCGGCCTACCCCGACCACCTCGGCCTGAGCGGAACCTCTTACGCAACCCCCCTCACCGCTGGGGTAGCTGCGCTTTATGCCCAGGCTAAACCCGGCCAAAACCTGCGGAACCTGCTCTTAACAAATGCAATCGCAGATGTTACCGGAACCACCCTGGGCCGCGTACAGTACAAACCTTAA
- the serA gene encoding phosphoglycerate dehydrogenase, which translates to MWKVLVTDEMRLGEVKHPDLRLDYRPGMAREEVLEVIGQYDALITRSRTQVDARLLEAGVNLKVVGRGGVGVDNVDLEAASRRGILVVNVPEANTRSAAELAWALLLAVARGLVESDQKIRQGQWDRKYLGLELNHKTIGIVGLGRIGGQVAQFAKGFDMRVLAYDPYIPRSRAQTLGVELFDDLADMLRQCHFLTVHTPLTSETRGMIGRRELYLLPKGAVVVNAARGGIVDEKALVEVLNEGHLWGAGLDVFVDEPPNAEHPLVHHPRVVHTAHLGANTQEAQERVGEAVLERVIETLQGNLAHALNTGFDAEGLQMFSAWLPLGEALGKLLAQVTQGRPQTVEVSYYGEFEKNPDPIASAVAKGLLDQVLEAGAANLVSARPLLRDRGISLVTRQVEQSLDYRQVLEVRLETDKETRKARGAVLGGKPRIVGIDDHMVEAVPSGHMLVCVNRDRPGVVGKVGTLLGENGINIAGMQLGRDNPGGKALFVLAIDERPSEAVLEALRGLDVLERVDLAAL; encoded by the coding sequence ATGTGGAAAGTGCTTGTAACCGATGAAATGCGGCTGGGTGAGGTGAAGCACCCAGACCTTCGGCTCGATTATCGGCCCGGAATGGCTCGAGAAGAGGTCCTAGAGGTAATCGGGCAGTACGATGCTCTCATTACGCGCAGCCGTACCCAGGTGGATGCCAGGCTACTCGAGGCCGGAGTCAACCTCAAGGTGGTGGGCCGGGGTGGGGTGGGGGTAGACAACGTGGACCTCGAGGCCGCCTCCCGCCGGGGCATCCTGGTGGTGAACGTTCCCGAGGCCAACACTCGCTCGGCAGCGGAGCTGGCCTGGGCCCTGTTGCTGGCTGTGGCACGGGGCCTGGTGGAGTCGGATCAGAAGATTCGCCAGGGCCAGTGGGATCGCAAGTACCTGGGCTTGGAGCTGAACCACAAGACCATCGGCATAGTGGGCCTGGGGCGCATTGGGGGGCAGGTGGCCCAGTTTGCCAAGGGCTTTGATATGCGGGTGCTGGCCTACGACCCCTATATTCCCCGCAGCCGGGCCCAGACCCTGGGGGTGGAGCTTTTCGACGACCTGGCCGATATGCTGCGCCAGTGCCACTTCCTGACCGTTCACACCCCGCTCACGAGCGAAACCCGGGGCATGATTGGTCGCCGTGAGCTTTACTTGCTGCCCAAAGGGGCGGTGGTGGTGAACGCCGCACGCGGCGGCATCGTGGACGAAAAGGCCCTGGTGGAGGTGCTGAACGAGGGGCACCTGTGGGGGGCCGGACTGGACGTGTTTGTGGATGAGCCGCCCAACGCCGAGCACCCCCTGGTGCACCACCCCAGGGTAGTACATACCGCTCACCTGGGGGCCAATACCCAAGAAGCCCAGGAGCGGGTGGGCGAGGCTGTTCTGGAGCGGGTCATCGAGACCCTTCAGGGCAACCTGGCCCACGCCCTCAACACCGGCTTCGATGCAGAAGGCTTGCAGATGTTCTCGGCCTGGCTGCCCCTGGGCGAAGCGCTGGGTAAGCTGCTGGCCCAGGTTACCCAGGGCCGCCCCCAGACGGTCGAGGTTTCGTATTATGGCGAGTTCGAGAAAAACCCCGACCCCATCGCTTCGGCGGTGGCCAAGGGGCTGCTGGATCAGGTGTTGGAAGCAGGTGCGGCCAACCTGGTTTCGGCCCGACCCCTCCTGCGCGACCGAGGCATCTCGCTCGTTACCCGCCAGGTCGAGCAGTCGCTCGACTACCGGCAGGTGCTGGAGGTGCGCCTCGAGACCGACAAGGAGACCCGCAAGGCCCGCGGCGCGGTGCTGGGCGGCAAACCGCGCATTGTGGGCATTGATGACCACATGGTGGAGGCCGTGCCCAGCGGGCACATGCTGGTCTGCGTCAACCGCGACCGGCCGGGGGTGGTGGGTAAGGTGGGTACGCTCTTGGGCGAGAACGGAATCAACATTGCGGGCATGCAGCTAGGCCGCGACAACCCCGGCGGAAAGGCGCTGTTTGTGCTGGCCATTGACGAGCGCCCCAGTGAGGCGGTGCTGGAGGCCCTGCGGGGCCTGGATGTGCTCGAGCGGGTGGATTTGGCCGCGCTCTAA
- a CDS encoding DegV family protein has product MKIAIVTDSTSDLQARAAEMGVEVVPLYVNFQGKIHKDWVEITPADIFAGVAAGAGMPSTSQPSPADFKAAYERALQKADHVLSIHISSKLSGTVGSANLAAQEFPGKVTVFDSLAASMGIGMMVERAKELLDQGADLKQVLVELERIRADHIVRFTLATLDYLKKNGRIGGAQALLGGLLGIKPILTVKEGKVEAAGRARGEKKALAEMVESLKTWAAGRQKIRIYYLYNAEESDVAAFKAAVQATGLPLEERITSSIGGVISTHTGPGLYGYYAYSL; this is encoded by the coding sequence ATGAAAATAGCCATCGTAACCGACTCGACCTCCGACCTGCAGGCCCGCGCCGCCGAGATGGGCGTAGAGGTAGTACCCCTCTACGTCAACTTCCAGGGCAAAATCCACAAAGACTGGGTGGAAATCACCCCTGCCGACATCTTTGCAGGGGTAGCCGCCGGAGCGGGAATGCCCAGCACCAGCCAGCCCTCCCCCGCCGACTTCAAGGCCGCCTACGAACGCGCCCTGCAAAAAGCCGACCACGTACTCTCGATTCATATCTCCTCCAAGCTTTCCGGCACGGTGGGTTCGGCCAACCTGGCCGCGCAGGAGTTCCCCGGCAAAGTCACGGTTTTTGACTCACTGGCCGCCAGCATGGGCATCGGGATGATGGTCGAACGAGCCAAGGAGCTCCTGGACCAGGGGGCCGACCTGAAGCAGGTACTTGTCGAGCTCGAGCGCATCCGCGCCGACCACATCGTGCGCTTCACCCTGGCCACCCTGGACTACCTGAAGAAAAATGGGCGCATTGGGGGGGCTCAGGCCCTGCTGGGAGGCCTGTTGGGCATCAAGCCCATCCTGACCGTTAAGGAAGGCAAGGTCGAGGCCGCAGGCCGGGCCCGGGGCGAAAAAAAAGCCCTGGCCGAGATGGTCGAATCCCTCAAGACCTGGGCCGCAGGCCGCCAGAAAATCCGTATCTACTACCTCTACAACGCTGAAGAAAGCGATGTAGCCGCATTCAAAGCCGCCGTACAAGCCACCGGGCTGCCCCTGGAAGAGCGCATCACCAGTAGCATTGGGGGCGTGATTTCCACCCACACCGGGCCGGGGCTTTACGGGTATTATGCCTACAGCCTGTGA
- a CDS encoding DegV family protein gives MERTAFVADSTLGLSPQEALKRDVYVIPQQVIIEGKSYRDYVEMTPDEVIKAQLAGKKVSTSQISAVDLEALYRNLLEKFDRIVSVHVSSKLSGTCSTARMVAEKFGNRVKVIDGLTLNGGLSFVIEEAQRKLSAGVPWDKLEEAIAPLVERVRGFVLPATLEYLHRGGRIGGLQHFIGSLLKLLPVLEVRDGLVRPLERARGWHKGLQQLAQAFHQAFPEGARVILAHAYNPQGIEELRKLISQEGVVIEGVRECGPAVAAHTGPGTVALFAAPR, from the coding sequence ATGGAACGTACCGCGTTTGTTGCCGATTCAACCCTGGGTTTGAGCCCCCAGGAGGCCCTCAAGCGGGATGTATACGTAATCCCGCAGCAGGTCATCATCGAAGGCAAGAGCTACCGCGACTATGTGGAGATGACCCCGGACGAGGTGATAAAGGCCCAACTCGCCGGCAAAAAGGTCAGCACCAGCCAGATTTCTGCGGTGGATCTGGAGGCTTTGTACAGGAATCTGCTCGAGAAGTTCGACCGCATTGTTTCGGTACATGTCTCGAGCAAACTTTCGGGTACCTGCTCCACAGCCCGTATGGTAGCCGAGAAGTTTGGCAACCGCGTCAAGGTGATAGACGGCCTGACCCTGAACGGCGGGCTTTCTTTTGTGATCGAGGAGGCACAGCGCAAGCTCTCGGCAGGGGTGCCCTGGGACAAGCTGGAGGAGGCCATTGCCCCACTGGTAGAGCGGGTGCGTGGCTTCGTGCTACCGGCCACGCTGGAATACCTGCACCGAGGTGGGCGCATTGGCGGCTTGCAGCACTTCATTGGTTCCCTGCTCAAACTGCTGCCGGTGCTAGAGGTGCGGGATGGGCTGGTGAGGCCCCTCGAGCGGGCCCGGGGCTGGCACAAGGGCTTACAGCAACTCGCCCAGGCTTTTCACCAGGCCTTCCCCGAGGGGGCCCGGGTCATCCTGGCCCACGCCTACAACCCTCAGGGCATCGAAGAGCTCCGCAAGCTGATTAGCCAGGAGGGTGTGGTGATTGAAGGCGTGCGGGAGTGCGGCCCCGCTGTGGCCGCCCACACCGGCCCCGGCACGGTCGCGCTGTTTGCGGCACCAAGGTAG
- the dtd gene encoding D-aminoacyl-tRNA deacylase codes for MRAVVQRVSQAQVVVGGKVVGQIGQGLLVLLGVGRGDTLDDAAYLARKIAGLRVFADADGKMNLSLADVGGEVLAVSQFTLFGDTRKGNRPSFIEAAAPDEGRRLYEGFCDLMTQQGLHVETGVFQAHMEVHLINDGPVTLWLDSAERFQHRRS; via the coding sequence GTGCGTGCCGTTGTGCAAAGAGTTAGCCAGGCCCAGGTGGTCGTAGGGGGTAAGGTTGTGGGCCAGATTGGACAGGGGTTGCTGGTGTTGCTGGGCGTGGGAAGGGGCGACACCCTGGACGATGCCGCCTACCTGGCCCGAAAAATTGCGGGGCTGCGGGTTTTTGCCGACGCCGATGGCAAGATGAATTTATCCCTGGCCGATGTGGGGGGCGAGGTGTTGGCCGTGTCGCAGTTCACCCTGTTTGGCGATACCCGCAAGGGCAACCGGCCCAGCTTTATCGAGGCAGCAGCACCCGATGAAGGTCGGCGGCTCTACGAGGGTTTTTGCGACCTGATGACCCAGCAGGGGCTTCACGTCGAGACCGGGGTTTTCCAGGCTCATATGGAGGTACACCTGATCAACGATGGCCCTGTAACACTCTGGCTCGACTCCGCCGAACGGTTCCAGCACCGACGTAGCTAG
- a CDS encoding ROK family transcriptional regulator yields the protein MARNAPLDQQAIKRQNRRLILEALRRNGPSSRATLARAVGLTKSTVSSLVQEMLEEGLLDEGNQHKPGVGRPGTELEFSPEHTLALGAELGVENTQIVLLDLNNKIHGEWDWVESPYTPLAERISKLAEQIRIRLADPTHLLGVGLAVPGVVSGRNLIYAPGPGWRNERPADLLEALLKVPANVENDANAAALGETFWGENQSPLVYVVMTTGLGTGLVVEGQVYRGRLGAAGELGHWLTGQPKSRSGGGDVEDTLSLRAMVRHYQAASGRQEGFWGILQRAEQQDPYALQALQNLAYELGRFVVNLCVTFDPAVVVLGGAGAEAWKWLEAPLRQTIRNLAFIPEHGEIPVKPSAFGHLAPAMGAAALVLQRFLANGGTREWSPPISALGTRPTIGAPSMSRRT from the coding sequence ATGGCCCGCAACGCACCCCTTGACCAGCAGGCCATCAAGCGGCAGAACCGCCGCCTGATTCTGGAGGCCCTGCGCCGAAACGGCCCCTCGAGCCGGGCGACGCTGGCCCGCGCGGTAGGCCTTACCAAAAGCACGGTCTCTTCGCTGGTTCAGGAGATGCTTGAAGAAGGCCTGCTGGATGAAGGCAACCAGCACAAGCCGGGTGTGGGCCGCCCCGGCACCGAGCTCGAGTTCTCCCCCGAGCATACCCTGGCCTTGGGGGCCGAGCTGGGCGTGGAGAATACCCAAATTGTGCTGCTCGACCTGAACAACAAAATCCACGGCGAGTGGGACTGGGTCGAAAGCCCCTACACCCCGCTGGCCGAGCGGATATCCAAACTGGCCGAACAGATCAGAATCCGGCTGGCGGATCCCACACATCTGCTGGGGGTGGGGCTCGCCGTCCCCGGCGTGGTCAGCGGACGAAACCTTATCTATGCACCGGGCCCGGGCTGGCGCAACGAGCGGCCTGCCGATTTGCTCGAGGCCCTGCTAAAAGTCCCCGCAAACGTCGAAAACGACGCCAACGCTGCCGCCCTGGGCGAAACCTTCTGGGGCGAGAATCAAAGCCCGCTGGTCTACGTGGTCATGACTACGGGCCTGGGAACGGGGTTGGTGGTGGAGGGGCAGGTTTACCGGGGCCGCCTGGGGGCTGCTGGCGAACTGGGCCACTGGCTCACCGGCCAACCCAAAAGCCGCAGCGGCGGCGGGGATGTCGAAGACACCCTTTCGCTGCGCGCCATGGTGCGGCACTACCAGGCTGCCAGTGGCCGGCAGGAAGGCTTTTGGGGCATCCTGCAACGGGCCGAGCAGCAAGACCCCTATGCCCTGCAGGCCCTGCAAAACCTGGCCTACGAGTTGGGGCGTTTTGTGGTTAACCTATGTGTCACCTTTGACCCCGCTGTGGTGGTGCTGGGCGGGGCCGGGGCCGAGGCCTGGAAGTGGCTCGAGGCCCCCCTGCGACAGACCATCCGCAACCTGGCTTTTATCCCCGAACACGGCGAAATACCCGTCAAGCCCAGCGCGTTCGGACATCTGGCCCCGGCTATGGGCGCCGCTGCCTTGGTGCTGCAGCGCTTTCTAGCAAATGGTGGAACCAGGGAGTGGAGCCCGCCAATCTCCGCCCTGGGGACTCGGCCAACCATTGGCGCCCCATCTATGTCGAGGAGGACATAA
- a CDS encoding ABC transporter substrate-binding protein yields the protein MRKFLLALVAAALGSLAVAQSGRLEIFSWWAGDEGPALQALIDLYKKRYPNVEVINATVTGGSGVNARAVLKTRMLGGDPPDSFQVHAGQELTGTWVVADRMEDLTPLFNQEGWMNRFPKGLIDLISYKGKIYSVPVNIHRSNVMWYNPAKLREWGVQPPKTWAEFLTTCQTLKGKGLEAPLALGENWTQQHLWESVALGVLGANDYTNLWNGKLRFNDPKVVAVWNTFGRVLDCANKDASGLSWQQAVDRVLDGTSAFNIMGDWAAGYMTTTKGLKPGEGFGWAPAPGTAGVFMMLSDSFGLPKGVKNRANVLNWLRLVGSKEGQDAFNPLKGSIAARTDSDPSKYNAYLQSAMRDWRNNRIVGSLVHGAVAPESFMSQFGTVMEIYLSGRNAQAASNAAQAIATQVRLGQ from the coding sequence ATGCGAAAGTTTCTCTTAGCCCTGGTAGCCGCAGCCCTTGGCTCGCTGGCAGTGGCCCAGTCGGGGAGGTTGGAAATCTTCTCCTGGTGGGCCGGAGACGAAGGCCCCGCTCTACAAGCCCTCATTGATTTGTACAAGAAGCGCTACCCCAACGTGGAAGTCATCAACGCCACCGTGACCGGCGGCTCCGGGGTGAATGCCCGGGCCGTCCTCAAGACCCGCATGCTGGGCGGCGATCCCCCCGATAGCTTCCAGGTACACGCAGGTCAAGAACTCACCGGCACCTGGGTGGTCGCCGACCGCATGGAAGACCTGACCCCCCTCTTCAACCAGGAAGGCTGGATGAACCGCTTCCCCAAAGGGCTCATTGACCTGATTTCCTACAAAGGCAAGATTTACAGCGTACCCGTCAACATCCACCGCTCCAACGTAATGTGGTATAACCCTGCCAAGCTGCGGGAGTGGGGGGTACAGCCACCCAAAACCTGGGCCGAGTTCCTGACCACTTGCCAGACCCTCAAAGGCAAGGGACTGGAAGCGCCCTTGGCCCTTGGTGAAAACTGGACCCAGCAGCACCTGTGGGAGTCGGTGGCCCTGGGGGTGCTCGGTGCCAACGACTACACCAACCTCTGGAACGGCAAGCTACGTTTCAACGACCCCAAGGTAGTGGCGGTGTGGAACACCTTTGGCCGGGTGCTCGACTGCGCCAACAAAGACGCCTCGGGCCTCTCCTGGCAGCAGGCAGTAGACCGCGTACTGGATGGCACTTCGGCTTTCAACATCATGGGTGACTGGGCTGCCGGCTACATGACCACCACCAAGGGCCTCAAACCCGGCGAAGGCTTCGGCTGGGCCCCGGCACCCGGTACGGCCGGCGTGTTCATGATGCTCTCCGACTCCTTCGGCCTGCCCAAGGGCGTTAAGAACCGCGCCAACGTGCTCAACTGGCTGCGGCTGGTCGGCTCCAAAGAAGGCCAGGACGCTTTCAACCCGCTCAAGGGTTCGATTGCTGCCCGCACCGACTCCGACCCCAGCAAGTACAACGCCTACCTGCAATCGGCCATGCGTGACTGGCGCAACAACCGCATTGTGGGCTCGCTGGTGCACGGTGCTGTGGCCCCCGAGTCCTTCATGAGCCAGTTTGGCACCGTGATGGAAATCTACCTCTCGGGCCGCAACGCCCAGGCTGCCTCCAATGCAGCCCAGGCCATTGCCACCCAGGTTCGTCTGGGCCAGTAG
- a CDS encoding carbohydrate ABC transporter permease has translation MNWLKNKDTLYGFLVILPSLVLLGIFVYGFILQTFYTSLTDWGRDPAQALSANPQIRFIGFENYRELFTGFVDARFRQDLVNTFFFTLFFILGCLGVGLGLAIVLDRSPKGEGFFRTIFLFPMSLSFIVTGTIWRWMLQPQGGVNQLPTLVGLPKGDFAWLTSREQIWQVSWNDLPFLTALVVSAVLVFIALGAFRSGERRRGFIASGSAALLLLWAFTLGRTLQPLPYDEPHGFNLAFIGIILAAVWQMSGYTMALYLAGLRGIPEELREAARVDGASEWQLYQRIIFPLLAPITLSAMIILGHISLKIFDLIFAMAGADNAPTDVPALLMYLTTFRANQIAKGAAIGMILLLLVAAVIVPYLYSQLKSEVRR, from the coding sequence ATGAACTGGCTCAAGAATAAAGACACCCTCTACGGCTTCCTGGTCATCCTGCCCTCGCTGGTGCTGCTGGGCATTTTCGTCTATGGTTTTATCCTTCAGACCTTTTATACCTCCCTCACCGACTGGGGTCGAGACCCGGCCCAGGCCCTCTCGGCCAACCCTCAGATTCGCTTTATCGGCTTTGAAAACTACCGCGAGCTTTTCACCGGGTTTGTGGATGCGCGGTTTCGTCAGGATCTGGTCAACACCTTCTTCTTCACGCTGTTCTTCATTCTGGGCTGCCTGGGGGTGGGGCTGGGGCTGGCCATTGTGCTGGATCGAAGCCCCAAGGGCGAGGGTTTTTTCCGCACCATCTTCTTGTTTCCTATGTCGCTGTCGTTCATCGTGACCGGAACCATCTGGCGCTGGATGCTGCAACCGCAGGGCGGTGTCAACCAGCTCCCCACCCTGGTGGGGCTGCCCAAGGGCGATTTCGCCTGGCTCACCAGCCGCGAGCAGATCTGGCAGGTAAGCTGGAACGACCTGCCCTTCCTCACCGCCCTGGTAGTGAGCGCAGTGCTGGTGTTCATCGCCCTGGGGGCTTTCCGGAGCGGTGAGCGCCGGCGGGGCTTTATCGCCTCCGGCTCGGCGGCTTTGCTGCTCCTGTGGGCCTTCACACTGGGCCGCACCCTGCAACCCCTCCCCTACGACGAACCCCACGGCTTTAACCTGGCCTTTATCGGCATTATCCTGGCCGCCGTCTGGCAGATGTCGGGCTACACCATGGCCCTGTACCTGGCCGGGCTGCGCGGCATCCCCGAGGAGCTGCGGGAGGCCGCCCGGGTAGATGGCGCCTCGGAGTGGCAGCTTTACCAGCGCATTATCTTTCCCCTACTGGCCCCCATCACGCTTTCGGCCATGATCATCCTGGGCCACATCAGCCTAAAAATTTTCGACCTGATTTTTGCCATGGCCGGGGCCGACAACGCCCCCACCGACGTGCCCGCCCTCTTGATGTACCTGACCACCTTCCGGGCCAACCAAATTGCCAAAGGGGCGGCCATCGGGATGATTCTGCTCTTGCTGGTGGCTGCGGTGATTGTGCCCTACCTGTACAGCCAGCTCAAAAGCGAGGTGCGGCGATGA